CCTGGCAATCATCCTGCGGGCCGGTTCCCTGCCGGCGCCGGTCAAAATCCTGGAAGACCGGACCGTCGGGCCGTCCCTCGGTCACGATTCGATCAGCAAGGGCATCCGTTCGGTTGTCATCGGCGGTATCCTGGTGGTGCTGTCGATGCTGATCTACTATTCCCTTTCGGGCTTGGTGGCCAATATCGCTCTGATGCTCAACCTGGTCTTCATTCTCGCCATGCTCAGCCTGTTCGGCGCCACCCTGACGCTGCCGGGAATCGCCGGTATCGTCCTGACCGTGGGTATGGCGGTCGATGCCAACGTGCTGATCTTCGAGCGCATCCGTGAAGAGTTGCGGCTCGGCAAGAGCGCCCGCAACGCCATTGATCTCGGTTACGGCAAGGCCTTCATGACCATTGTCGACGCCAACATCACCACCCTGATCGCCGCGCTGGTGCTGTTCCAGTTCGGCACCGGCCCGGTCAAGGGTTTTGCCGTGACCCTGTCGGTCGGCATCCTGGCGTCGATGTTCACGGCTATTTTCGTGACCCGGCTCATATTTGACTACTTCCTTGACCGCCGCCAGGTCAAGCGCCTGAGAATCTGAGGAGGCGGCGATGCAACTGATCAAACCTGATGTCAATTTTGAATTTGTCGGCCGTCGCAAGCTGGCGATCGGTTTCTCGGTCATCCTGATCCTGATCGGCCTGATCTCGCTGGTTGTCAAGGGCGGACCGAATTACGGTATCGACTTTGTCGGCGGAAGCCTGGTGCAGATCAAGTTCCAGCAGACGACCAATGCGTCTGATATCAAGGACGCCCTGAAAGACCTCGGTCTCGGCAACATGAGCGTGCAGCAGTTCGGTGACGACGCCAACGAGTTCCTCGTTCGCGCGCAGGCCGTCAGCAGTGAACTCAAGGGACTTGGCCACCGGGTCGAGCAGGCTCTTGAGGCCAGCTACGGTGCCGGCAAGGCGGAGGTTCGCAGGGTTGAAATGGTCGGCCCCCAGGTCGGTAAGGATCTGCGTGAAAAAGGCTTCAAGGCGGTGCTTTTCGCCATGGTGGCGATCCTGATCTACATCACCCTGCGTTTTGAATTCCGCTTCGCTGTCGGAGCGGTGCTGGCGCTGGTGCATGACGTGATGATCACCCTCGGCGCTTTTTCGGTTTTCAACAAGGAGATCGACCTGCCGATTATCGCCGCTTTTCTGGCGATCATCGGTTATTCGCTCAATGACACCATCATCGTCTACGACCGGATACGGGAGAACATGGGACGCTACCACAAGGAACCCTTCCCGGTGATTGTCAATCGCAGCATCAACGAGACCCTGTCGCGGACCATCCTCACCTCCGGCACCACTCTGCTGGTGGTGGCCGCCCTGTTTATCTTCGGCGGCGGTGTCATCCATAACTTCGCCTTCGCCCTGCTGGTCGGGGTGCTGATCGGTACCTACTCCTCGATCTTTGTCGCCAGTCCGCTGCTGATTTTCTGGCAGGACTACAAGAACGCCAAACAGGGCAAGGCCGCGGCCAAAGGAAACGCCTGATGAAAAACAAGGAAACTATCATCCTGATGGGGGTAGCGCTGGTGATCGGCATCCTGGTGGGAGTGATCGGCAGCAACATCGGCGGACGTGGCAGGCAGCGTTCGGTGAGCAGTGCGCCGCCGCCGGCTTCCGCTCCGGTGGTCAACCAGGGGCAGAACATCAAGATGCTCGAAGCGGTGGTGGCCAAGGATCCCGCCAACCGTAACGCCTGGGTACAACTCGGCAACATTTATTTCGACACCCAGCAGCCGATGAAGTCGATCGAAGCCTACGGCAAGGCCCTCGAAATCGACGGCAACGATCCCGATGTCCTGACCGACCAGGGCATCATGTTCCGCCAGCTCGGCTGGTACGATCGCGCCATTGATAATTTCGAGAAGGCGACTGTCATCGACCCCAACCATTCCCAGAGCTATTACAACCTCGGGGTCGTCTACCGCTATGATCTCAAGGATTTTCCCAGGGCCATCGAGGCCTGGCAGAAATTCCTCGACCTGAACCCCACCGGCCAGGGGGCCGACCAGGTTCGCCGGGATATGGAAGTCCTCAAATCCCATCCGCCGATTCCCCAGCCGAATGCTGAGGGGGCAAAGTAGGTCACACGGCCGGGAGTCATCCCGGCCGTTTAACCGGATCCTCTCATGATCAAGCCGGGCATAGCTTCAAACGGGCCATCCGGTGTCGCTGTACGCCTGCTTCCGGCGGTTCTGTTTCTGGTGGTGTTCTGTACCGGTTGCCTGCCTTCGGTGAAACGTATTGACGGCGGCCGGCTGGCCGGTGAACAGTTCTGGCAGGGCCGGATCGACATCTACGGCGATGTCGAGCTAGTTGCCGGCAGCAGTCTGGTGATTGCTCCCGGCAGTGACATCGTTTTTCATCCCGCGCCCCCGGAACTTGACCGCTGGCGTGACCATCCCCATTTCCCCGGCAGCGAACTGGTGATCCGTGGTGACTTCCGGGCCGAAGGGACAGCCTCCCGCCCGATCCGCTTTCGTGCGTCCGTGGCCGATGCCCCGGCCGGCAGCTGGGGGGGGATCAACATCAGCAGCAGCCCTTCGACCCGTATCCGCCACGCCGTTTTCAGCGGCGCCGACAGTGCCCTGCATATTCAGGAATCGACTGTATCTATCGAGGATTCCGTCTTCAGCGGCAACCTGGTGGCCATCCGTTTTCATTCCAGCAATATTCTCATTGATCACAACCGGATTGTCGGCAACGACACCGGCATCCGTTTTCATTTCGGCTCCCCGGTCATCCGCAATAACCAGATCAGCAACAATCGCCGCGGGGTGTTCATCACGGCCCACCCCCGGGACCTGCGGATCGAGAACAACAATTTTATCGCCAACCGGGATTACGATGTGGTTCTCGGCGAGGAAGTCCCGGAAGATGTCCGGCTGGGCGGTAACTGGTGGGGAACGACTGATGTCAGTCAGGTTTCGCCGCGGATCTACGACCGGGGTCGGGATGACCTGCTCGGTCGTGTTCTGTTGCGACCGTTGCGTGAATCTCCCGTTGCGGGGGTGGGGCCGCGATGAAGCCAATTGACAGTCGGCGATGGAGCCTGCGACGTGAATGCGACCGGGAACGGGTGGAAATCCTCGTTCGGGAACTGGGGGTTTCTTTCTGGGCGGCTCGGGTGCTGGCCGCACGCTCTATCGAAACACCCGAAGAAGGTCGGCTGTTCCTGCAGGCCCGACTCAGCAATCTTCCCGATCCCTTCCTGCTCAAGGGGGTCGGTGCCGCGGTCGAGCGCCTGGTCATGGCGATCGAACAGCAGCAGCTGATCAGCGTGCATGGTGATTATGATGTTGACGGCATCACCGGGACCGCTCTGCTGACGCAGACCCTGCAATTATTCGGCGGCCGGGTTGAATATCATATCCCGCTGCGACTGAAGGACGGTTACGGACTTTCGGCCGAGGCTCTCAGGTCCGCTGCCGGCAATGACGCCCGGGTTGTGGTGTCGGTTGATTGCGGCATCTCCGCCCATGCCGAGGCGGATCTGGCGGCCGACCTCGGTCTCGACCTGATCATCACCGACCACCATCAACCCCCGGATTCCCTGCCATCCGCCCTGGCCCTGGTCAATCCCCATCAGCCCGGCTGCTCATTTCCCGACCGGAACCTGTGCGGCGTCGGGGTCGCTTTTATGCTGCTGGTGGCGTTGCGCAAGGCGTTGCGTGAACGGGGCTGGTTCGCGCAGCGGTCGGAGCCGGACCTGCGTCAGCAGCTCGATCTGGTCGCGCTCGGTACGGTGGCCGACCTGGTGCCGTTGACCGGTCTCAACCGGACCCTGGTCCGGAGCGGTCTGCAACGCCTCGACCAGGGGCCGAGGCCCGGTATCCGGGCGCTCAAGGAGGTGGCCGGGGTGCGCGAGGTGTCCGCCGGGGCGGTCGGGTTCCGGCTGGCGCCGCGGCTCAATGCCGCTGGACGGCTGGAAGATGCCGCTCTCGGTGTCGAACTGCTGCTGACCGACGATGCGGACCGCGCGCGGGAGTTGGCGGAGCAGCTTGACGGTTTCAATCGGCAGCGTCAGCAGATTGAAAAGGACACCTTTGCCGACGCGGTGGCGCAACTGGAGGATGCCGAGGAGCGGTTTTCCATCGTGCTGGCCGATCCGGCCTGGCATTCCGGGGTGATCGGCATCGTCGCCAGCCGGCTGGTGGAGCGTTATGGTCGACCGACCCTGCTGGTCGCTCTGGATGAGGATTCCGGCAAGGGGTCGGGACGATCGGTGCGCGGGTTTCATCTCTACCGCGGCCTGCAGGGCTGTGCTGATGATCTGCTCGGTTTCGGCGGTCATGAATATGCCGCCGGTTTCAGTATCGCGGCGGATCGTCTCGATGCGTTCAGCGAGCGTTTCGAGGCCCGGGTCCGCGATATTCTGACCATGGAAGACCTGATGCCGACGCTGCTCTACGAAGGGGAGATCGGTCTCGATGAGTTGGGGCCGGAACTGGTGGCCGAGTTGGAATCGCTGGCTCCGTTCGGCATGGGCAATCCGGAGCCGGTGCTGCTGGCCCGCAATGTCGATCTCCACCGGGTGGAGACGATCGGGGACGGCAGTCACCTGCGCTGCGTCGCCCGCCAGGGCGGCTACAGCTGCAACTGCATTGCCTTCAGGATGGCCGAGCGGATCGAGGAGTTCAGCGGCCCCTGTGACCTCCTGTTCACCCCCGGCATCAATGAGTGGAAGGGGCGCCGCAGCGTGCAGCTGCGTCTGCGTGACCTGCGTCCGGCGACATCTCAGGCGGAAGCCTGACGCAGGAACCTGAATCAGATTTTAAAAAATCTGAAGCGTACCCATAGGTTCGCTGGTGATTATTGGGAAGCTCAGGCAGGTCAATGACTTGTGCTATCCGCCGACAAGGGGCTCACTGATTAAGGATAAAGTTTCCCAGCGCCCGGTCTTCCATGCAGATGTGCTCGTAAAGCCAGTCGATTACCATCTCGTTGATTTCGGCGGCCAGTTCCTGCTCGGCGGGATTGTCGAGCAGCCGCCTTTCGAGCTGCTGCAATTTGCGGCAGAATCCCAGATGCTGGCGTCGGTGCATCTCCAGTGCCTGGTAGTGATGTTCCTCCATCAGCGCCTCTTCGGCGCGGAAATGCTCATTCGCGTAGTTGTGCAGAAAGGTGAGCATCCGCCCCGACTGTTCAGCGTTATCTTTCTTCGTCAGGCAGGCTGCGAGCAACTGGTTGACATAATCAAACAGTTGCTGATGCTGCCGGTCGATCAGGTCGACCCCCACGCTCAGTTCCCTGGTCCAGTAGAGATTCACTTCCATGGTCTGCTCCCGGTCGTCATAAGGTCCGGCCGCCCCGTCAGGCTCCTGCCGCTTTTCTCCCTGAATCAGTGAGCCCCTTGTCGGTGGACACCATCCAACAGAAACTCACTGATTCAGCTTATCGTCCGGGAGGGAAGGGGAGTTTACCCCGGAATCAGTCCGGTTTCATACCCAGGTCCGCGGCCAGCCTGCTCCAGGCGGGAAGGCTGCGTTCGATGACCTCCTGTTCGACGCAGTAGGCAATGCGGAAATAGCCGGGAGCGCCGAAGCCGCTGCCGGGCACCAGCAGGATATTGTGCTGCTGGGCGCGGGTGACAAAAGCGACGTCATCCTCGATCGGGGAGAGGGGGAAGAGGTAGAAAGCGCCGCCCGGTTTCACCATTTTGAAACCGAGAGCGGTCAGGTGGTCGAACAGCAGGTCCCGTTTTTCCTGGTAGGGAGCGATGGCGACGCTTTCGTCCTGCAGATCGGCAACCAGCCGCTGGGCCATGGCCGGGGCGTTGACGAAGCCGAGGACCCGGTTGCAGAATACGGCTCCGGCCATGAACAGCTGGCAGTCCTGCAGCTTCGGGCTGGCCGCGAGGTAGCCGATCCGTTCTCCCGGCAGTGCCAGGTCCTTTGAATGCGAGGTGACGATCACCGCGTTGTCGACGCAGGCGAACAGGCTGGGGACCTGTTGTCCCTGGTAGGCGATGCGGGCGTAGGGCTCATCGGAAATCACCACCACCGCGCGTCCGGTTTCCTGCTGGCGGCGCTTGAGCAGGGCGTCGAGCCGCCGCAGGTCCGCTTCCGGATAGATGACCCCGGTCGGATTGTTGGGTGAGTTGATAATCAGGGCGCAGGTTTTTTCGGAAATCGCCGCCTCGATGGCGTCGAGGTCGAGCTGGAAGTCCTCGCGCCGGGTCCAGACCTCGCGCGCGATGCCGCCGTGGTTGTCGATGTAGAACTTGTACTCGACGAAATAGGGGGTCAGGATGATGACTTCGTCGCCGGGATTGAGCAGAGTCTTGAGAACCACGTTCAGGGCGCCGCCGGCACCGCAGGTCATGATCACCTGCCCGGCATCGACCTGCAGACCGCTGGTTCGGCTCAGACGCTCGGCGACCGCGGCGCGGGTCCGGTCGTAGCCGGCGTTGTTCATGTAGCGGTGCATGCCCGGTTCGGGATGGGTGGCCATCCGGCGCAGCTGCTCGTTGAAGCGCGGCGGGGGTTCGACGGTCGGGTTGCCGAGGGTGAAGTCGAAAACATTCTCGTCACCGTGAATCTCGCGCAG
This region of Geothermobacter hydrogeniphilus genomic DNA includes:
- a CDS encoding right-handed parallel beta-helix repeat-containing protein, with translation MIKPGIASNGPSGVAVRLLPAVLFLVVFCTGCLPSVKRIDGGRLAGEQFWQGRIDIYGDVELVAGSSLVIAPGSDIVFHPAPPELDRWRDHPHFPGSELVIRGDFRAEGTASRPIRFRASVADAPAGSWGGINISSSPSTRIRHAVFSGADSALHIQESTVSIEDSVFSGNLVAIRFHSSNILIDHNRIVGNDTGIRFHFGSPVIRNNQISNNRRGVFITAHPRDLRIENNNFIANRDYDVVLGEEVPEDVRLGGNWWGTTDVSQVSPRIYDRGRDDLLGRVLLRPLRESPVAGVGPR
- a CDS encoding tetratricopeptide repeat protein; its protein translation is MKNKETIILMGVALVIGILVGVIGSNIGGRGRQRSVSSAPPPASAPVVNQGQNIKMLEAVVAKDPANRNAWVQLGNIYFDTQQPMKSIEAYGKALEIDGNDPDVLTDQGIMFRQLGWYDRAIDNFEKATVIDPNHSQSYYNLGVVYRYDLKDFPRAIEAWQKFLDLNPTGQGADQVRRDMEVLKSHPPIPQPNAEGAK
- the secF gene encoding protein translocase subunit SecF — translated: MQLIKPDVNFEFVGRRKLAIGFSVILILIGLISLVVKGGPNYGIDFVGGSLVQIKFQQTTNASDIKDALKDLGLGNMSVQQFGDDANEFLVRAQAVSSELKGLGHRVEQALEASYGAGKAEVRRVEMVGPQVGKDLREKGFKAVLFAMVAILIYITLRFEFRFAVGAVLALVHDVMITLGAFSVFNKEIDLPIIAAFLAIIGYSLNDTIIVYDRIRENMGRYHKEPFPVIVNRSINETLSRTILTSGTTLLVVAALFIFGGGVIHNFAFALLVGVLIGTYSSIFVASPLLIFWQDYKNAKQGKAAAKGNA
- a CDS encoding bacteriohemerythrin, yielding MEVNLYWTRELSVGVDLIDRQHQQLFDYVNQLLAACLTKKDNAEQSGRMLTFLHNYANEHFRAEEALMEEHHYQALEMHRRQHLGFCRKLQQLERRLLDNPAEQELAAEINEMVIDWLYEHICMEDRALGNFILNQ
- the recJ gene encoding single-stranded-DNA-specific exonuclease RecJ, encoding MKPIDSRRWSLRRECDRERVEILVRELGVSFWAARVLAARSIETPEEGRLFLQARLSNLPDPFLLKGVGAAVERLVMAIEQQQLISVHGDYDVDGITGTALLTQTLQLFGGRVEYHIPLRLKDGYGLSAEALRSAAGNDARVVVSVDCGISAHAEADLAADLGLDLIITDHHQPPDSLPSALALVNPHQPGCSFPDRNLCGVGVAFMLLVALRKALRERGWFAQRSEPDLRQQLDLVALGTVADLVPLTGLNRTLVRSGLQRLDQGPRPGIRALKEVAGVREVSAGAVGFRLAPRLNAAGRLEDAALGVELLLTDDADRARELAEQLDGFNRQRQQIEKDTFADAVAQLEDAEERFSIVLADPAWHSGVIGIVASRLVERYGRPTLLVALDEDSGKGSGRSVRGFHLYRGLQGCADDLLGFGGHEYAAGFSIAADRLDAFSERFEARVRDILTMEDLMPTLLYEGEIGLDELGPELVAELESLAPFGMGNPEPVLLARNVDLHRVETIGDGSHLRCVARQGGYSCNCIAFRMAERIEEFSGPCDLLFTPGINEWKGRRSVQLRLRDLRPATSQAEA
- a CDS encoding pyridoxal phosphate-dependent aminotransferase, which translates into the protein MPISEKIQTFIDRSSWIRRMFEEGARLREIHGDENVFDFTLGNPTVEPPPRFNEQLRRMATHPEPGMHRYMNNAGYDRTRAAVAERLSRTSGLQVDAGQVIMTCGAGGALNVVLKTLLNPGDEVIILTPYFVEYKFYIDNHGGIAREVWTRREDFQLDLDAIEAAISEKTCALIINSPNNPTGVIYPEADLRRLDALLKRRQQETGRAVVVISDEPYARIAYQGQQVPSLFACVDNAVIVTSHSKDLALPGERIGYLAASPKLQDCQLFMAGAVFCNRVLGFVNAPAMAQRLVADLQDESVAIAPYQEKRDLLFDHLTALGFKMVKPGGAFYLFPLSPIEDDVAFVTRAQQHNILLVPGSGFGAPGYFRIAYCVEQEVIERSLPAWSRLAADLGMKPD